The following proteins are encoded in a genomic region of Mycobacterium sp. 155:
- the ripD gene encoding NlpC/P60 family peptidoglycan-binding protein RipD, with protein sequence MKRTYALMVSLALLLAAPGLASADPYQRPAGNQKFIEQVISRALSQRGVPFVYGGGDSNGPTRGVVRDAAVATANPALPGAAGPVLAPTTPASPGLFPGLLGLGVTPAAPAAPDVVGFDASGLIVYSFAGVGVKLPRSSGEQYKVGQKVAPAQAAPGDLIFYGPEGTQSVALFIGNGQMVETTDRGVAVSPVRTNGMTPYLVRIIA encoded by the coding sequence ATGAAGCGCACGTATGCCTTGATGGTCAGCCTGGCCCTGCTGCTGGCGGCCCCCGGACTGGCGTCCGCCGACCCGTACCAGCGGCCAGCCGGCAACCAGAAGTTCATCGAACAGGTTATCTCCCGGGCACTTTCGCAGCGTGGCGTGCCGTTTGTCTACGGTGGAGGTGACTCCAACGGGCCCACCCGCGGTGTTGTCCGTGACGCGGCCGTGGCCACCGCGAATCCGGCGTTGCCGGGCGCCGCCGGACCGGTTCTGGCACCCACCACGCCGGCTTCTCCCGGGCTGTTCCCCGGCCTGCTGGGTCTCGGCGTCACTCCCGCCGCACCTGCCGCCCCCGACGTCGTCGGTTTCGACGCCTCCGGTCTCATCGTGTACTCGTTCGCCGGTGTCGGCGTGAAGTTGCCGCGGTCCTCCGGTGAGCAGTACAAGGTCGGTCAGAAGGTCGCGCCCGCGCAGGCGGCTCCCGGCGACCTGATCTTCTACGGTCCGGAGGGCACACAGAGCGTGGCCTTGTTCATCGGAAATGGTCAGATGGTCGAGACCACCGACCGGGGTGTGGCGGTGTCGCCGGTGCGCACCAACGGCATGACCCCCTACCTGGTCCGCATCATCGCCTGA
- a CDS encoding CPBP family intramembrane glutamic endopeptidase, with the protein MAYLLISAAFVVAFTRDGPPQAATLALAVAAPTLAAAGLALLIARVRGNGPRIDFRMHWSWRDWGIGVAFGICGLFVTLPAAMLYSSITGPDANSAVGEVFGGVRASWPVAVLVFVVIVVIGPVCEEILYRGLLWGALEQRWGRWVALGVSTVVFALAHLEFERFPLLLVIAVPLALARFFTNSLLAGIAAHQVTNLLPGIVVMLGLAGAIPTG; encoded by the coding sequence ATGGCCTACCTGCTCATCTCGGCGGCATTCGTCGTGGCGTTCACCCGCGACGGACCGCCGCAGGCGGCAACCCTGGCACTTGCCGTGGCGGCGCCGACGCTGGCCGCAGCCGGCCTGGCCTTGCTCATCGCCCGGGTACGCGGCAACGGACCACGAATTGACTTCCGGATGCACTGGTCATGGCGGGATTGGGGCATCGGAGTCGCGTTCGGGATTTGTGGGCTGTTCGTCACGCTGCCGGCGGCGATGCTGTACAGCTCGATCACCGGGCCGGACGCGAACTCCGCGGTGGGCGAGGTGTTCGGCGGGGTGCGGGCCTCCTGGCCGGTGGCCGTGCTGGTTTTCGTCGTCATCGTCGTCATCGGGCCGGTCTGCGAGGAGATCCTCTACCGGGGTCTGCTGTGGGGTGCACTCGAACAGCGCTGGGGACGATGGGTGGCGCTCGGAGTCAGCACGGTGGTGTTCGCGCTGGCCCACCTGGAATTCGAGCGCTTTCCGCTGCTTCTGGTGATAGCCGTTCCGCTCGCGCTGGCCCGGTTTTTCACCAATAGCCTGCTCGCCGGTATCGCCGCGCATCAGGTGACCAATCTGCTGCCGGGCATCGTGGTGATGCTCGGCCTCGCCGGGGCGATACCCACGGGCTGA
- the upp gene encoding uracil phosphoribosyltransferase produces MSNLHIVDHPLVQHKLTMMRQKEVSTKGFRQLLTEISMLMAYEVLRDVPMHEIEIDTPLESTKGSVIDGKKLVFVSILRAGSGILDGMLNVVPSARVGHIGLYRDPKTLVAVEYYFKMPSDLQERDVVVVDPMLATGNSAVAAIDRLKEYQPKSIKFVCLLTCPEGVAAMQSAHPDVAIYTAALDRELDADGYIVPGLGDAGDRIFGTK; encoded by the coding sequence ATGAGCAATCTGCACATCGTCGACCATCCCCTGGTCCAGCACAAGCTCACCATGATGCGACAAAAAGAGGTGTCCACCAAGGGTTTCCGACAACTGCTTACCGAGATCTCGATGCTGATGGCCTACGAGGTGCTGCGCGACGTCCCGATGCACGAGATCGAAATCGACACGCCACTGGAATCAACCAAAGGCTCGGTGATCGACGGCAAGAAACTAGTTTTTGTGTCCATCCTGCGGGCCGGCAGCGGCATCCTCGACGGCATGCTCAACGTCGTTCCAAGCGCGCGTGTCGGCCATATCGGTTTATACCGGGACCCGAAGACCCTTGTCGCCGTGGAGTACTACTTCAAGATGCCGAGCGACCTGCAGGAACGCGACGTGGTGGTGGTCGACCCGATGCTGGCCACCGGCAATTCCGCGGTGGCTGCCATCGACCGGCTCAAGGAATACCAACCGAAGTCGATCAAGTTCGTCTGCCTGCTGACCTGCCCTGAAGGCGTCGCCGCGATGCAATCGGCACATCCCGATGTCGCGATCTATACCGCGGCACTGGACCGCGAACTCGACGCCGACGGCTACATCGTGCCGGGCCTCGGCGATGCCGGCGACCGCATCTTCGGAACCAAGTAA
- a CDS encoding URC4/urg3 family protein has protein sequence MTAADTETDAAVATLRTTGAIRERAGVLLQRARAGRSPWFVVDDDALPHAVAEVVSVTRERYPDLRIPYHSRWRHFEAGGLDRKAELDARLADLVPAKRARTLIDLTVISVLLDAGAGPSWQYRETVTGQRFARSEGLAVASWHAFLDGTFSSDPTRPWQADAIGLATLQPDALARAFQVDSHNPLVGLDGRVQLLHRLGAALAAQPEVFGQPGRPGGLFDTLGGPTVTAHTILSRLLTSLSGIWLADNAIDGQPLGDCWPHPAVPGDGPSWGWMPFHKLSQWLTYSLLEPLEWAGVHVSGLEALTGLPEYRNGGLLLDTAVLQLRKPEWAARTWSVGDELVVEWRALTVALLDELAAQVRTRLGAGAERLPLACVLEGGTWAAGRRLAGRLRAGRPPLAVSSDGTVF, from the coding sequence ATGACCGCCGCCGACACGGAGACCGACGCCGCGGTCGCCACCCTGCGCACCACCGGCGCGATCCGCGAACGGGCGGGTGTCCTGCTGCAACGGGCCCGGGCGGGCCGCTCACCGTGGTTCGTGGTCGACGACGATGCGCTGCCCCACGCGGTTGCCGAGGTCGTCTCGGTCACCCGCGAGCGGTACCCCGATCTGCGCATCCCGTATCACAGCCGATGGCGCCACTTCGAGGCCGGCGGCTTAGACCGTAAGGCCGAACTCGACGCCCGCCTGGCGGATCTGGTCCCCGCGAAACGGGCCAGAACACTCATCGATCTAACTGTGATCAGCGTCCTGCTCGACGCCGGCGCCGGGCCCAGCTGGCAGTACCGCGAAACCGTCACCGGCCAACGCTTCGCCCGCTCCGAAGGGCTCGCAGTGGCGAGCTGGCACGCATTCCTCGACGGAACGTTCTCCAGCGACCCAACACGACCGTGGCAGGCCGACGCCATCGGGCTTGCCACCCTGCAACCCGATGCACTCGCGCGGGCGTTCCAGGTGGATTCGCACAATCCCCTCGTCGGACTCGACGGCCGGGTGCAGTTGTTGCATCGCCTGGGTGCCGCACTGGCGGCCCAACCCGAGGTGTTCGGACAGCCGGGCCGCCCCGGCGGGCTATTCGACACTCTCGGCGGCCCAACCGTCACCGCCCACACCATCTTGAGTCGGCTGTTGACATCACTTTCCGGTATCTGGTTGGCCGACAACGCTATAGACGGCCAACCCCTCGGCGACTGCTGGCCTCACCCCGCGGTGCCCGGCGACGGACCGTCGTGGGGCTGGATGCCGTTCCACAAGCTGTCGCAATGGTTGACCTACTCGCTGCTAGAACCGCTCGAATGGGCCGGCGTGCACGTGAGCGGCCTGGAGGCACTGACCGGGCTGCCCGAGTACCGCAATGGCGGTCTCCTGCTCGACACCGCGGTGTTGCAACTCCGGAAGCCCGAGTGGGCGGCGCGTACGTGGTCTGTCGGAGACGAACTCGTGGTGGAGTGGCGTGCCCTTACCGTCGCGCTGCTCGACGAACTCGCCGCGCAGGTACGGACACGACTCGGCGCCGGCGCAGAGCGACTGCCGTTGGCCTGTGTGCTCGAAGGCGGTACCTGGGCAGCCGGGCGGCGACTGGCCGGACGGCTGCGGGCCGGCCGGCCGCCGCTGGCCGTCAGCAGCGACGGCACGGTCTTCTAA
- a CDS encoding GTP cyclohydrolase II, which produces MVVDSGSAAPVPSRGPARHIRLTSHSGAADALTIHWGAPTAAERGPVIGTTTTRAHRNVIGTHSGSYSVYRALAVAAGALSREHRADLTNTAPTDVIGPYPQWSDPATIVSLDPWGAMVAEAFAAELTAGYDIRPTIAVTKAHVIVPEIAEAVAKGRLQPDGRVLLPSGAALVTKAAIEPVWYLPGVAARFGCSENDLRRVLFEETGGMYPELVTRGDLEVFLPPIGGQTVYIFGAPRDLADVGVELTARVHDECNGSDVFGSDICTCRPYLTHAIEECIRGVQRGGVGLVAYSRKEGRALGEVTKFLVYNARKRQEGGDTAEAYFTRTECVAGVQDMRFQELMPDVLHWLGIRKIHRLVSMSNMKYDAITGSGIEVGERVNIPDELIPADARVEIDAKMAAGYFTPGPVPDAEELKIAKGRGLSS; this is translated from the coding sequence ATGGTGGTGGATTCAGGCTCTGCCGCTCCGGTGCCGAGCCGCGGCCCGGCCCGGCACATCCGGCTGACCTCGCACAGCGGTGCGGCCGATGCGTTGACCATCCACTGGGGCGCGCCGACCGCCGCTGAGCGTGGCCCCGTCATCGGAACGACGACCACGCGTGCCCACCGCAATGTAATCGGCACCCACAGCGGGTCTTACAGCGTGTACCGCGCCCTGGCCGTGGCGGCCGGAGCGCTCTCGCGCGAACACCGGGCAGATCTGACCAACACCGCGCCCACCGATGTGATCGGGCCTTACCCGCAGTGGAGCGATCCGGCCACGATCGTGAGCCTGGATCCGTGGGGGGCGATGGTCGCCGAGGCGTTCGCCGCCGAGCTGACCGCCGGCTACGACATCCGTCCTACCATCGCCGTGACCAAGGCCCATGTGATCGTTCCGGAGATCGCCGAGGCTGTTGCCAAGGGCCGGCTCCAGCCCGACGGACGGGTCCTGTTACCCAGCGGCGCCGCGCTGGTCACCAAGGCCGCGATCGAGCCGGTCTGGTATCTGCCCGGTGTCGCGGCACGGTTCGGGTGCAGTGAAAACGACCTGCGCCGCGTGTTGTTCGAGGAGACCGGCGGCATGTACCCCGAGCTCGTCACCCGTGGTGATCTCGAGGTGTTCCTGCCGCCGATCGGCGGGCAGACCGTCTACATTTTCGGCGCCCCGCGCGATCTGGCCGACGTGGGCGTCGAATTGACTGCCCGGGTCCACGACGAGTGCAACGGGTCAGACGTCTTCGGATCCGACATCTGTACCTGCCGGCCGTATCTCACCCACGCAATCGAGGAATGCATCCGCGGCGTCCAGCGTGGCGGCGTCGGCCTGGTCGCCTACTCCCGCAAAGAGGGCCGCGCACTCGGTGAGGTCACCAAATTCCTGGTCTACAACGCCCGCAAGCGTCAGGAGGGGGGCGACACCGCAGAGGCCTATTTCACCCGAACCGAATGTGTTGCCGGAGTGCAGGATATGCGGTTCCAGGAACTCATGCCCGATGTGCTGCACTGGCTGGGCATCCGCAAGATCCATCGCCTGGTATCCATGAGCAACATGAAGTACGACGCCATCACCGGATCCGGCATCGAGGTCGGCGAACGGGTGAACATCCCCGACGAGCTGATCCCCGCGGACGCTCGTGTCGAGATCGACGCGAAGATGGCCGCCGGCTATTTCACGCCCGGACCCGTACCCGACGCCGAGGAACTGAAGATCGCCAAGGGCCGCGGTCTGTCGTCATGA
- a CDS encoding DUF899 domain-containing protein, whose protein sequence is MKTPPIVTAQEWNATYQQMLVREKEFTRARDELAAARRRMPWTRVRPDYEFDGPDGIVTLLDLFDGRRQLIIYRAFVDPGVHGWPEHGCVGCSLMADHIGNLAHLNARNTTLVYASRGSQGDIARIKMRMGWNIPWYTIVADKDSGRAFDVDFGVDQWHGTNAFIRAGDRVFRTYFINNRGDEVFVNTWAFLDMTALGRQETWEDSPDGYPQTAPYEWWDWHDEYGNHEPSRWFGDPDPTDPDDPRPAACQCEAGR, encoded by the coding sequence ATGAAGACTCCGCCGATCGTCACCGCACAGGAATGGAATGCCACATACCAGCAGATGCTGGTTCGCGAAAAGGAATTCACCCGGGCTCGAGATGAACTGGCTGCTGCGCGCCGCCGCATGCCGTGGACCCGGGTACGCCCGGACTACGAATTCGACGGCCCAGACGGGATTGTCACGCTGCTCGACCTGTTCGACGGCCGGCGCCAACTCATTATCTATCGCGCATTCGTCGACCCGGGAGTGCACGGCTGGCCCGAACATGGTTGTGTCGGTTGCTCATTGATGGCCGACCACATCGGCAACCTCGCCCACCTCAACGCCCGCAATACCACGCTGGTGTACGCCTCGCGCGGCTCGCAGGGCGACATCGCACGGATCAAGATGCGGATGGGCTGGAACATCCCCTGGTACACCATCGTTGCCGACAAAGATTCCGGACGTGCCTTCGATGTCGACTTCGGAGTGGACCAATGGCACGGCACCAACGCATTCATCCGTGCCGGCGACCGCGTCTTCCGCACCTACTTCATCAACAACCGCGGCGACGAGGTGTTCGTCAACACCTGGGCGTTCCTCGACATGACAGCTTTAGGCCGCCAGGAGACCTGGGAGGACTCGCCCGACGGTTACCCCCAGACCGCACCGTACGAATGGTGGGACTGGCACGACGAATACGGCAACCATGAACCGTCCAGGTGGTTCGGCGACCCGGACCCGACCGACCCCGATGACCCCCGGCCGGCTGCGTGCCAGTGTGAAGCCGGTCGGTGA
- a CDS encoding helix-turn-helix transcriptional regulator has product MVEDRVLDRAYAALADPTRRLLLETLREGDARITDLAAPLPMTFAGVSRHIGVLESAGLVRREVRGREHWLSLQPDGLTLAQRWINEQTEFWSVRTDALAERLRRKKGGR; this is encoded by the coding sequence ATGGTTGAAGATCGGGTGTTGGACCGGGCGTATGCGGCGCTTGCCGACCCCACGCGCAGGCTGCTGTTGGAGACGCTGCGCGAAGGGGACGCCAGGATCACCGATCTGGCTGCCCCGTTACCCATGACGTTCGCCGGAGTGTCCCGCCATATCGGGGTACTGGAGTCTGCCGGGCTGGTCCGGCGTGAGGTGCGTGGCCGGGAGCACTGGTTGTCGCTGCAACCGGACGGGCTGACGCTGGCCCAGCGATGGATCAACGAGCAGACCGAATTCTGGTCTGTGCGCACGGATGCGCTGGCCGAGCGGTTGCGGCGAAAGAAGGGCGGTCGATGA
- a CDS encoding SRPBCC domain-containing protein, whose product MSTETVVVRVQRVMPATPEVVFDEWLDPEALREWMCPRPSRCVAVEVEPRVGGRVRFDVDHLGSSVLITGQFLTIDRPRLLSFTWSNSNWSDPTASSVVNVTFAPVGDDQTLMSIEHSLLPSEEFESFHNGWILTFEQLAAVLQRR is encoded by the coding sequence ATGAGCACCGAGACGGTGGTGGTCCGGGTGCAACGGGTCATGCCCGCTACGCCGGAGGTGGTGTTCGACGAATGGCTCGATCCGGAGGCGCTGCGGGAGTGGATGTGCCCGCGCCCGTCACGGTGTGTGGCGGTAGAGGTGGAGCCCCGGGTCGGCGGCAGAGTGCGGTTCGACGTCGACCATCTGGGCTCCAGCGTGCTGATCACCGGGCAATTTTTGACCATTGATCGACCGCGTCTGTTGAGCTTCACCTGGAGCAACTCGAACTGGTCGGATCCCACCGCGTCCAGCGTCGTCAACGTCACCTTCGCGCCGGTAGGGGACGATCAGACCCTCATGTCCATCGAGCATTCCCTGCTGCCGTCCGAGGAATTCGAGAGCTTCCACAACGGCTGGATCCTCACCTTCGAGCAGTTGGCGGCCGTGTTGCAGCGCCGCTGA
- a CDS encoding PHB depolymerase family esterase, with product MRLAFGRIGPVIATAVVVLAVLVPGATASATPTSWAAAQIDYGGLARSYELHVPAGVDHPSGLVVNLHAAGATGRDQAALTHYDAVADAHGFIVVYPDGIDLSWADGRGASVPDRQGIDDVGFISALVEQLVADYQVDRGRVFATGLSAGGFMANRLACDRPDLFAAIAPVGGTLGIDVGCNPSRPVSVLATDGTADPIVPFDGGAMTGRGGASDILSAPALVDRWRQVNDCPGVPAQEDLPATGDGTSTQRMTYAPCAQGTAVVFMRVDGGGHTWPGAPEILPVQAVGPASHGFDASEESWQFFDSHAR from the coding sequence ATGCGGCTCGCCTTCGGACGTATCGGCCCGGTGATCGCCACTGCCGTCGTGGTTCTCGCGGTGCTTGTACCGGGGGCGACGGCGTCGGCGACTCCGACGTCATGGGCGGCAGCCCAGATCGACTACGGCGGGTTGGCCCGCAGTTACGAATTACATGTCCCGGCCGGCGTCGACCATCCGTCCGGATTGGTGGTGAATCTGCACGCCGCGGGCGCGACCGGCCGGGACCAGGCCGCGCTGACCCACTACGACGCCGTCGCCGATGCGCACGGATTCATCGTGGTGTACCCCGACGGGATCGATCTGAGCTGGGCCGACGGCCGCGGTGCCTCGGTGCCCGACCGGCAAGGGATCGATGATGTCGGCTTCATCTCCGCGCTGGTCGAGCAGCTGGTCGCCGACTATCAGGTTGACCGAGGCCGGGTGTTCGCGACGGGCCTGTCGGCCGGTGGATTCATGGCGAACCGGTTGGCGTGCGACCGCCCGGACCTGTTCGCTGCGATCGCTCCGGTCGGTGGGACCCTCGGCATCGACGTGGGCTGCAACCCGTCCCGACCGGTGTCGGTCTTGGCCACCGATGGAACTGCGGACCCGATCGTGCCGTTCGACGGCGGGGCCATGACCGGCCGTGGCGGCGCCAGCGACATCCTCTCCGCCCCGGCCCTGGTCGACCGGTGGCGCCAGGTGAACGACTGTCCCGGCGTCCCCGCGCAGGAGGACCTTCCGGCGACCGGTGACGGCACCAGTACACAACGCATGACCTATGCGCCGTGCGCGCAGGGCACCGCGGTGGTGTTCATGCGAGTCGACGGCGGTGGCCACACATGGCCCGGTGCCCCAGAGATCCTGCCAGTGCAGGCCGTCGGCCCGGCCAGCCACGGGTTCGACGCGTCGGAGGAGTCTTGGCAGTTCTTCGACAGCCACGCGAGGTAG
- a CDS encoding fatty acyl-AMP ligase — translation MAFEAPEGLLRIEDCLDAHGEVVLPPDVNLISLIERNIANVGDTIAYRYLDHSRSDGDITELTWTQLGVRLRAIGAHLQRITGRGERVAILAPQGLDYIAGFFGAIKAGMIAVPLFAPELQGHAERLETALLDAQPAVILTTTVASPAVADFLATLPAERRPQVVCIDEIPDAAGEMFASVVIDAGDVSHLQYTSGSTRPPVGIEITHRAVGTNLLQMILSIDLLDRNTHGVSWLPLYHDMGLSMIGFPAVYGGHSTLMSPTAFIRRPQRWIRALSDESRHSRVITAAPNFAYEWTAQRGLPAPGDDIDLSNVVLIIGSEPVSMGAITTFNKAFAPYGLPATAFKPSYGIAEATLFVSTIAPQAQATVTYFDREQLAAGRAVPVAADAVSAVAHVACGQIARSLRAVIVDPATAAELPDGSVGEIWLHGNNIGRGYWALPDESRATFGALLQSRLTANSHADGANTEGSWLRTGDLGVYLDGELYVTGRVADLIVIAGGQHYPQDIEATVADASPIVRHGHVAAFAVDENTSADTGLVIIAERATGTGRIDPEPAVEAIRTAVANRHGLLATDVRLIPAGAIPRTTSGKLARRACRAQYLAGELGG, via the coding sequence ATGGCTTTTGAGGCACCGGAAGGTCTGTTGCGGATCGAGGATTGCCTCGACGCTCACGGCGAGGTCGTGCTACCGCCGGACGTCAACTTGATATCGCTGATCGAGCGCAACATCGCCAATGTCGGCGACACCATCGCCTACCGCTATCTCGATCACAGCCGGTCGGACGGCGATATCACCGAGCTGACGTGGACCCAACTCGGTGTTCGGTTGCGTGCCATCGGAGCGCATCTGCAACGGATCACCGGACGCGGTGAGCGCGTCGCGATCCTCGCGCCGCAGGGCCTCGACTACATCGCGGGGTTTTTCGGGGCGATCAAGGCGGGCATGATCGCGGTCCCGTTGTTCGCCCCGGAACTGCAGGGTCACGCCGAACGGCTGGAGACCGCGTTGCTCGACGCGCAGCCCGCGGTGATCCTGACGACGACGGTCGCGAGCCCGGCGGTCGCCGACTTCCTCGCGACCCTGCCGGCCGAGCGCCGACCTCAGGTCGTGTGCATCGACGAGATCCCCGATGCAGCGGGGGAGATGTTCGCCTCGGTGGTGATCGACGCAGGCGACGTCTCGCATCTGCAGTACACCTCGGGCTCGACGCGGCCCCCGGTCGGCATCGAGATCACCCACCGCGCGGTCGGCACCAACCTGCTGCAGATGATCCTGTCGATCGATCTGCTCGATCGAAATACGCACGGGGTCAGCTGGTTACCGCTCTACCACGACATGGGGCTGTCCATGATCGGCTTTCCCGCCGTCTACGGTGGGCACTCCACCCTCATGTCGCCGACCGCCTTCATCCGTCGTCCCCAGCGGTGGATCCGCGCGTTGTCCGACGAGTCGCGGCACAGTCGGGTGATCACCGCGGCACCCAACTTCGCCTACGAGTGGACAGCGCAGCGGGGCCTGCCCGCGCCGGGCGACGACATCGACCTGAGCAACGTGGTGCTCATCATCGGGTCCGAACCGGTCAGCATGGGCGCGATCACCACATTCAACAAGGCGTTCGCGCCGTACGGGTTGCCTGCCACGGCATTCAAACCCTCGTACGGGATCGCCGAGGCGACGCTGTTCGTGTCGACCATCGCCCCGCAGGCGCAGGCGACCGTCACCTATTTCGATCGCGAACAACTCGCCGCCGGCCGTGCGGTGCCGGTCGCGGCTGACGCGGTGAGCGCCGTCGCACATGTGGCCTGCGGTCAGATCGCACGCAGCCTGCGAGCCGTCATCGTCGACCCCGCGACCGCGGCCGAACTGCCGGACGGTTCGGTCGGCGAAATCTGGTTGCACGGCAACAACATTGGCCGCGGTTACTGGGCCTTGCCCGACGAATCGCGAGCGACCTTCGGCGCTTTACTGCAGAGCCGCCTTACCGCGAACAGCCACGCCGACGGTGCAAATACGGAGGGCTCGTGGCTGCGCACCGGAGATCTCGGGGTGTACCTCGATGGTGAGCTCTACGTCACCGGCCGCGTGGCCGACCTCATCGTCATCGCCGGAGGGCAGCACTATCCGCAGGACATCGAGGCGACGGTGGCCGATGCGTCACCGATCGTGCGGCACGGCCACGTCGCGGCGTTCGCAGTCGACGAAAACACCTCGGCGGACACTGGATTGGTCATCATCGCTGAACGAGCTACCGGCACTGGGCGCATCGACCCCGAGCCGGCGGTCGAGGCGATCCGGACGGCAGTAGCGAACCGGCACGGTCTGTTGGCCACCGACGTGAGACTCATCCCGGCCGGCGCGATCCCGCGCACCACCAGCGGCAAGCTGGCCCGGCGCGCCTGCCGTGCCCAGTATCTGGCGGGGGAGCTCGGCGGGTAG
- a CDS encoding low specificity L-threonine aldolase, with amino-acid sequence MAIFPIHDGQWRGFASDNYAGVHPEVLAAISAANGGHQVAYGGDRYTARLQDVIREYFGERAEAFPVFNGTGANVVALTSLLPRWGAVVAATTAHINTDEAGAPERMTGIKLLTVPTPDGKLTPDLVAREAWGWGDEHRAQPLAVSITQSTELGTVYTSAEVRALADFAHERGMTVHMDGSRLWNAAAALGVPFREFTTDAGVDILSLGGTKNGLLGVEAVVVPAADPAAGLVFLRKLTMQLASKMRFASVQLLALFDDDLGLRSAAHANAMAARLRSALEAGIADGALRGLTFTQPSQSNAVFATLPTDIADRIRERVRFYDWDRARGEVRWMTAWDTTEADVDRFVTVIRDEFGSH; translated from the coding sequence GTGGCGATCTTTCCCATCCATGACGGCCAATGGCGTGGCTTCGCGAGCGACAACTACGCCGGTGTACACCCGGAGGTTCTGGCGGCGATCTCCGCGGCTAACGGCGGTCACCAGGTGGCCTACGGAGGTGACCGATACACCGCGCGGTTACAGGACGTCATCCGCGAATACTTCGGTGAGCGGGCCGAAGCGTTTCCCGTCTTCAACGGCACCGGTGCGAACGTTGTCGCACTCACGAGCCTGCTCCCACGGTGGGGTGCGGTCGTGGCAGCTACCACGGCGCACATCAACACCGACGAGGCCGGCGCCCCGGAACGCATGACGGGTATCAAGCTCCTCACCGTGCCCACCCCGGACGGCAAGCTCACGCCGGATTTGGTGGCTCGCGAGGCGTGGGGTTGGGGTGATGAACACCGGGCTCAGCCCTTGGCCGTGAGCATCACCCAGAGCACGGAGCTGGGCACCGTCTATACATCCGCCGAGGTGCGCGCACTCGCCGACTTCGCCCACGAACGCGGTATGACGGTACACATGGACGGCTCCCGGCTGTGGAACGCCGCAGCGGCGCTCGGCGTGCCATTCCGGGAGTTCACCACTGACGCCGGGGTGGACATTCTCAGTCTCGGCGGCACCAAGAACGGACTACTCGGCGTGGAAGCGGTGGTGGTGCCGGCCGCAGATCCCGCGGCGGGCCTGGTCTTCCTGCGAAAGCTCACGATGCAGCTCGCGAGCAAGATGCGTTTCGCTTCGGTGCAACTTCTCGCCTTGTTCGACGACGACTTGGGCTTGCGCAGTGCGGCGCACGCCAACGCCATGGCGGCGCGGCTGCGGTCCGCGCTCGAGGCCGGGATCGCCGACGGGGCGCTTCGGGGGCTGACGTTCACTCAGCCCAGCCAATCGAATGCGGTCTTCGCCACGCTGCCCACAGATATCGCCGACCGGATCCGTGAGCGTGTGCGGTTCTACGATTGGGACCGTGCTCGCGGTGAGGTGCGCTGGATGACCGCCTGGGACACCACGGAAGCCGACGTCGATCGATTCGTCACCGTCATCCGCGACGAATTTGGCAGCCACTGA
- a CDS encoding transglycosylase family protein, translating to MLVRKIVTVLAIIGAIAAAQTFLQVATADAEPNWDAMAQCESGGNWSADTGNGFYGGLQFTPATWAANGGTGSPAAAPRAEQIRVARNVLQTQGLSAWPVCGGPAGTASGTCRSMVAWIPIGRLPRLCTLLLNPFA from the coding sequence ATGCTCGTGCGAAAGATCGTCACGGTGCTCGCGATCATCGGTGCGATCGCCGCGGCCCAAACGTTCCTGCAAGTGGCGACCGCCGACGCGGAACCCAACTGGGACGCGATGGCTCAATGTGAATCGGGCGGGAATTGGTCGGCCGACACCGGCAACGGCTTCTATGGCGGGCTGCAGTTCACGCCGGCCACGTGGGCGGCCAACGGTGGAACGGGTTCGCCCGCGGCGGCACCCCGGGCTGAGCAGATCAGGGTGGCACGGAACGTGCTGCAGACACAGGGGCTGAGCGCGTGGCCCGTGTGTGGCGGCCCGGCCGGCACCGCTTCGGGCACTTGTCGTTCCATGGTGGCTTGGATTCCCATCGGGCGCCTGCCGCGGTTGTGCACCCTGCTGCTCAACCCGTTTGCCTGA